The Microvirga lotononidis region CGTGGTATGACAATCCCGAGGTGGCCAAGATCGGACAGTTTGGCGTTGAACCACACTTGCAAGGCCGGGGAGTCGGAGCCCGCCTGCTGGACCATGTCGAGGCAGAAGCCATCAGAGCTGGCATCCGTGAGCTCGCCCTCGATACCGCCGAAGGAGCGACCCACCTTGTGGCTTGGTACGAGCGGTGTGGCTACCGCTTCATCGAACATGCGCAGTGGCGGGGGAAAGTCTACCGCAGTGTGATCTTGAGCAAGTCCCTGGCTTGAGGAAGGCCCGCGCTGAATGAGGGGAAAATCGATCGTGCCTCGGATGCACGGATTTCGCGGAACGGGCCTCATGGAACGCCGCTGAGTGGGGTTCGACCATTGCCGGTGGACAACGGTTAACAACCTCTTAACAGTCCTCGCCCTGCCTCCATAATGCGCCGCGACTCTGGAGCCCGAGGCACTGTGCACGTTTCGACCCAAATTGCCGATCAGGATTTCACATTCTTCGCATGGCGCGGAACGGTTCGGAAAGTCGTGTCCTTCGGACGCACCAACCGCACCCGCGAGATCCTGATCCAATCGCGGAACGGACTTCGGCGCACCATCACCGTACAGCCGACTATCCGCATTGAGCCGGATCATGAGGTGTCACTTGTCTACGCGCGCCGCGCCGGGATCCCGAGCGGCGTCCTGGTCGGCATGATCGACCATTCCAGCGACCGATATTGCTCCATGCCACAGGGCCATGTGCCAATCCGGTTAAGGCCGTCCCTGTTCGCGGACATCATGAAGGGGATCGAGCGGTACTCCTTCCCAGGAAGCGCGTTCCTCCTGTCCGTCTCGGCCGCCGCGTGCCTGTTCTGTGCCGGCGTCACCTATCCGTTCCTGACTTGGCTCATGATCGGGAGCGTGCTGACGGTTCTCCTGTGGGCCTTCAACGAACTGGCCACCTGGCACACCGAGGCGGCCGACACTCTGCTTGTCTCGACGACGGAAGACATCTTGGAACAGATGGCGACCGCGGAGCGGATCGCCAACAGCCCCGAGCCTTATGACAGCTACGGCGCAACGTGGGTTCTGGACGGCGAGAGGACTTGGAGCGCCACCGCTCTTGCACCAGCTCAGAGCCAACGGTTAGGCAAGACCGAGACCTACGAGCCCCGTAGCGGCTACGGAGCTTTCTAGGATTACAATATTCTGCAATGAGCACATCACGGACACGACCATGCGACCTTTCACGACACGCGATTGGTGGAGTTGTGCTGAACAGCTTAATGCCCTTCTACCACCCCGCTGTACCGCAGCAGGTCTAGAATGGGATGCGGTTGAAGCCGAGAAACCTTACCGCCGCCGCAGCCGAAAAGCTCTCAGTGCGCTCTACCGTGAACTTTATGATCGTTCAAAGGCCAATTCTGAGGGTTTGTCGGAGGAGACTGAATTCCGCCTATATGAGGCCATTCACGAGACTTGGCACAGCATGATCCGGCCTGCCTCTTACTTTTAAGCCTCAAGCTGTCAACAAGGCCCTCAGCGCACCTATGGCGCTCTACGAAGGCGCGGAGGCTTCGGGCCTGCTGCGCTGCGCTTCGGGCGCTACTGCCGTTGAACGCGCCTGGACAGCTTTCGCGGGAGGCTGCGCCTCCCCGTTCGCAAAGCCGCCGCCGTGGCCGGCGCCGACATTCACACAGCCATGCCGGAAGGAAGGGAAGAGAGGCGCGCGGCCCTCTCTCCCCACGCAACCAGAAAATCCGGCCTCCCCATCCTTCGGGCCAAGGCCCTGCCAGGATCGCCTATGGCGGCCCTCCGGGCGCTTGTCGCGCCCTCCGGGTGGGTGATCCCCCTCCGGATTTTCCGGTTGCCCCCCTCTCTCCCCGCTGTTCGCCACGAAGGCAGGGGCGCAGGCGCTTGCGCCCGAGAAGGAAGGAGAGAGACAGCATGGAAACCCTCACAGCCCCTCACCCGACCATCGCCCATCTGTTTGATGCCGACGAGTGGAGCCAGTTGCTCATGAACGGCCGGATCGCCAACCGCGTTCACACCGACCCCGTTCCGGTCGTCAAACCCTTCACGCCTCATGCGGACTGGGTTTGGCTTGTGGCCGAGATCCACCCCGAGGACGGCGACACCGCCATGGGCCTGATCGACAATGGCCAGGGCTTTCCGGTCAAAGGCTATTTCCGCCTGTCCGACATCACCGACCCATCCAAGCCCCCGGTTTACAAAGACCTCAACTTTCACCTGCGCCCCAAGCGGCCCCTCTCGGAGCATTACGCCGACGCCGTGAAGGCGGGCGCGATCACGATCTAGCGCCAGGCGCGCGGTTTACAGAACCGAAAGGGGAGAGGGTTTAGGAAGACAGCAAGTTTTGAGGGCGAAAGCAGCAGCGCCGGGCCAAGCGGCGCGATCCGGGGAGATAGGCTCCCCGGTCGAGGCAAGCGCCTCGCCCTCAAACCGGAGGACAAAGCAATGTGGTTTCTACCCATCAGCTTTGCCCTAGATATGAAAAGGACCCGGACGGCCTGGTCGCTGTCAATCCGGGTCCGATTCTTCATAGCCTAGGAAACGGATGGCAGGCGAAAGCCTGTCATCCACTCCGGGCCTGAATATAGCGCAAGCCGCGCCCTGATCCAAGTCTCAGGGCGTCGATCCGGTTTCACAGAAGGCCGCGCGCCCCGCTTCCAGCCGTTCAAGATAGACGCTGAAATCTCTCTCCGGAGCATTGTTTTCATACGCGCGAGCAAACCAAGTCGCGTCGAGGGTTCCCGTTTTGCGGTCGATCCATTCGAGCTTGAGGAACAGGAACACAGCCTCAGCAGGTGAGATCACTCCATTTTGTATTGACGTTTGCATCATGTTGCCATTACATATTTGTCATTACAGAGGATGAAGGGCACCATGCCGCTACAGATCAGAGATCCCCGCGCCCACGATCTTGCCGCCGAGCTTGCGGGGCGCATGCAACGCAAGCTCGGGAAGGCGCGCAAGGTCACGCTGACAGATGCCGTCATCCAGGCTCTTGAGGATGCCCTGAACCGCGACGAGGCGGCCACGCCGGTCCTCGATCGAGTGCGTGCGTTGCAGGAGCGTTTGAGCGCCTTCCCGAAAACCGGCGAGGTCGCCGACAAGGCATTCATGGACGACCTGAGCGGGGAACACTGATGTTTGTTGATGCGTCCGCTTTGGTCGGAATCTTGAACAACGAGCCGGAAGCTCCGGCTCTGCTGAAAGC contains the following coding sequences:
- a CDS encoding GNAT family N-acetyltransferase, whose amino-acid sequence is MSDVEELTSLTIRPLAEGDSIEALTALLHRAYAGLAALGFNYTAVDQTAEVTRSRIRDGQCFVADLDGTIVGAIMFYPPGKGGGCPWYDNPEVAKIGQFGVEPHLQGRGVGARLLDHVEAEAIRAGIRELALDTAEGATHLVAWYERCGYRFIEHAQWRGKVYRSVILSKSLA
- a CDS encoding DUF2958 domain-containing protein, whose product is METLTAPHPTIAHLFDADEWSQLLMNGRIANRVHTDPVPVVKPFTPHADWVWLVAEIHPEDGDTAMGLIDNGQGFPVKGYFRLSDITDPSKPPVYKDLNFHLRPKRPLSEHYADAVKAGAITI
- a CDS encoding type II toxin-antitoxin system VapB family antitoxin; its protein translation is MPLQIRDPRAHDLAAELAGRMQRKLGKARKVTLTDAVIQALEDALNRDEAATPVLDRVRALQERLSAFPKTGEVADKAFMDDLSGEH